Proteins found in one Paludisphaera rhizosphaerae genomic segment:
- a CDS encoding MerR family transcriptional regulator, whose amino-acid sequence MDRLEMIETRLDRIEGLLERLVSERTIKDFYSPREVAAIVGRSEFQVREWCLTGRVSAEKMESGHGRSRGWKIAREELDRYRSHGLLPCHSKSTEVRRSQP is encoded by the coding sequence ATGGACCGGCTGGAAATGATCGAGACTCGCCTGGATCGGATCGAAGGCCTGCTCGAGCGGCTCGTCTCGGAGCGGACCATCAAGGACTTCTACAGTCCGCGGGAGGTCGCCGCGATCGTCGGCCGGAGCGAATTTCAGGTTCGCGAGTGGTGCCTCACTGGGAGGGTCTCGGCCGAGAAGATGGAGAGCGGGCACGGGCGTTCCCGCGGCTGGAAGATCGCACGGGAGGAACTCGACCGGTACCGCTCCCACGGCTTGCTCCCCTGCCATTCCAAATCTACAGAAGTTCGTCGATCGCAGCCTTGA
- a CDS encoding tyrosine-type recombinase/integrase: MKCFVRVVNGNYHVGFEYAGKQYTHSLRTKSKKEADVRVGVIRDTLYRLESGTLEIPPGADVKSFVVAGGKIVEAPKPIESITLERLRDEYSDARIGVESNTRKTIRIHLNHVAKILGASTSLRTLGLVDVERYAKLRLRKKRNGKPTSGYTTKKELRTLKLAWSWAAERGLAQPPDWEVGSISLPKDRGREPFRTFDQIAKILSRGGVSPEEEDRLWETLYCDSRQVGELLDYVEATAPSPWIVAMVAFVALTGCRRSEMCRSRLEDWDLEAGTVRIREKKRDTSRDVTFREIDVHPRLKQIVATWFAAHPGGPWAISQDGTELNVDQATDHLARLLRDDPRWSKIRGFHTLRHSVASILASKGVDQRYIDRVLGHQTEAMRRRYQHLMPRGVKAAIDELL, from the coding sequence ATGAAGTGCTTCGTCCGCGTCGTGAACGGCAACTACCACGTCGGTTTCGAGTATGCCGGGAAGCAATACACCCACTCCCTCAGGACGAAGTCGAAGAAGGAAGCCGACGTCCGGGTCGGGGTGATTCGGGACACGCTGTACCGACTCGAGTCGGGAACCTTGGAGATCCCACCAGGGGCCGACGTGAAGTCCTTCGTGGTGGCCGGCGGCAAGATCGTGGAAGCCCCGAAGCCCATCGAGTCGATCACCCTGGAACGGCTGCGGGACGAGTATTCCGACGCCCGGATTGGGGTCGAGTCGAATACCCGGAAGACGATCAGGATCCACCTGAACCACGTCGCAAAGATCCTGGGCGCGTCGACTTCCTTGCGGACCCTCGGTCTCGTCGACGTCGAGCGGTATGCGAAACTCCGGTTGCGCAAGAAACGCAACGGGAAGCCGACCAGCGGCTACACCACGAAGAAGGAATTGCGGACCCTCAAGCTGGCCTGGTCCTGGGCGGCCGAGAGGGGGCTGGCGCAGCCTCCCGACTGGGAGGTGGGGTCGATTTCGCTGCCGAAGGATCGTGGGCGAGAGCCGTTCCGGACGTTCGATCAGATCGCCAAGATCCTGTCCCGTGGGGGCGTCTCACCTGAGGAAGAGGACCGCCTCTGGGAGACGCTGTACTGCGACTCGCGGCAAGTTGGCGAGCTACTCGACTACGTAGAGGCGACCGCGCCGTCCCCCTGGATCGTCGCCATGGTCGCTTTCGTCGCGCTCACGGGTTGCCGACGATCGGAGATGTGCCGGTCGCGACTGGAAGACTGGGACCTGGAGGCCGGGACGGTTCGGATTCGAGAAAAGAAGAGGGACACCAGCCGAGACGTGACCTTCCGGGAGATTGACGTCCACCCGAGATTGAAGCAGATCGTGGCGACTTGGTTCGCAGCCCACCCTGGGGGCCCCTGGGCGATCTCCCAAGACGGGACGGAACTCAACGTCGACCAGGCCACGGACCATCTGGCCCGGCTCCTCCGAGACGACCCCCGTTGGTCGAAGATCCGAGGGTTTCACACGCTTCGCCACAGCGTCGCATCGATCCTGGCGTCGAAGGGCGTCGACCAGCGCTACATCGACCGCGTCCTCGGCCACCAGACCGAGGCGATGAGGCGCAGGTATCAGCACCTAATGCCGCGCGGAGTCAAGGCTGCGATCGACGAACTTCTGTAG
- a CDS encoding helix-turn-helix domain-containing protein produces MIEIQLPQLEEVARQAEGRLAAIESRLAEIEDRLLLIEALLQQFVSQREIKEAYSISEMAEICGKTENVIRIWCREGRLRGIKRAAGCGTSKQWEIPHEEVVRYRAHGLRPSSK; encoded by the coding sequence GTGATCGAGATTCAACTGCCGCAGTTAGAGGAGGTCGCGAGGCAGGCCGAGGGCCGACTGGCCGCGATCGAGAGCCGGCTGGCCGAGATCGAGGATCGACTGCTGCTAATCGAGGCCCTGCTCCAGCAGTTCGTTTCCCAGCGGGAAATCAAGGAGGCCTATTCGATTTCCGAGATGGCCGAGATCTGCGGGAAGACGGAGAACGTGATTAGGATTTGGTGTCGCGAGGGCCGGCTCCGGGGCATCAAGCGGGCCGCCGGCTGCGGGACCTCGAAACAGTGGGAAATCCCACACGAAGAGGTGGTCCGGTATAGGGCGCACGGCCTGCGTCCTTCCTCGAAGTGA